In Chloroflexota bacterium, the sequence ATAGGGCGTACCCCAGAGAAGGTCGCCATGATATCCTTTGTCTGCAGACGCAAAGACGGGAATTTGGCTTCCAATGCCTCCATAATGTATTCGATCTCGTTGGATTCCACACGGGGTTCTTCGTCAAGCGGCTGCCTGTGATCCAGATCTGTGGTCCCGGCAAGTGCAGCTCCCTCCCAGGGGAGGACGAATACAGGGCGCTTGTCGCGAGGATGAACGAGGGTGATCGCCTGTGCCACAGGCAGGCGCCAGGCAGGAAAAAGGAGATGGCTGCCACGCGAGGGGCGAATGCGCGGTTGTCCACCCACCTGAGTGCGTAACTGGTCGGCCCAGGCACCTGTCGCACTGATTACCACTCGCGCCTCTAGCTCCAGCGTGCGTTCAGTCAGCCTGTCACGCACCACCACTCCCCTCACTTTTCCGTCATGTCCTAAAAGCAAGTGTTCTGCTGCGGCATAATTCAGAGCGACACCCCCAGCATCTACTGCTTCAAGGATAAGTCGCAATACAAGCCGTGCGTCATCCGTCACGGCGTCGAAGTAACGGTATCCACCCTTGAGCCTTTCTCGATTGATATGGGGCGCAAGCATGAGAAAATCATCGCCTTTGTAATAGCGATGCGCCCATTTGTGCCCAAACAAATCGTATGCTGCCAGCCCGATAGCTGCAGTGCTGTGGCTTGGGGACTCTCCTCGATAGATCCCAAACAGAAAACCTAGGGGATTAATCAGCCCTGGAGCCTGGTTCATCAGCCATTCTCGCTCCCGCACGGCTTGGCGTGTTACGCTATACTGTCCCTGCGCCAGATAGCGGAGACCACCGTGAACCAGTTTGGTCGAACGGCTGGAAGTGCCCCAGGCGAAATCATTCTTCTCAATAAGCAGCGTGCGCAGGTGCAGATGTGTTGCCTGGCGTAGAATACCTGCACCTGTGATACCGCCCCCAATAACGATGAGATCCCAGGGCTGATCGAGTTGGGACCAGACATCGTTGCGCCAATCACCTTGCCACATTGTTATGCTCCTAAAAATGGATTCAGGTACGGGATGCCCAAAAACGTGCTACAGCGCAGCCAGCATCCCCATCATTCCTATGCTTCTATTGCTCAATCAGTTTCTTAGGGTTCATGATACCATCTGGGTCAAAGCATTGGCATAGAGCGTGCAATGCCGTCATGCCCAATGCGCCCTTCTCCGCAGCAAGATAGGGCAAATGGTCAGTGCCGATGCCATGCTGATGAGTGATCGTTCCACCGGCCGCTACAATCGCTTTGCTGGCCGCTGTTTTCAAAACTTGCCAGCGGCGCAATGTTTCCTCAGGGTCACCACTCTCAGGGATGCGGTAGAGATAGGTGGTATAGACATTAGAGCCCCATGGATAGGTGTGAGAGAGATGGCTAAACACAAGCACTCGCTCTCCAACATCCTGCAATCCATTGCGCAGAGCTTGTTCAATCACCTCAACCATGTGGGTGATGTTGCTCCATTGCGTGGCAGTTTCCAAGGTATCGAGGGCGTAGCCCATCTCCCATAGGGTATTGCGCAAATACGGTGTGCGGAACCTGCTCTTGCGCCACTGATTGCCAAAGAGCTGTCCGAGGTGCATACCGCGGTATTTCCTGGCCACGGCCAGTGCTTCCTCGCGGCCGAGCCGCACTGACGTGGTGCTTCCTGTGATGCCTATGATGAGCATACAGCGCTGCTCACCAACTCCGCGCAGCCGCAGCAACTCCTTGAGCAGGCGAATAACTCGTTCGTGACCAGCTAGTGCGAGCGTTGTTTCGGTCTCAAGGGGTGTGCTCAAGCGCAGCATGGATAGCGGAAGCCGCGCTTGCATCATCTCACGCACTGCTTCCTGACCCTGCCCAAAGTCTGGGAAAAAGACTGCGCGAAATTCTTCACACTCCGGTAACTTCCTGACGCGTACGGTTGCTTCGGTAAGGATGCCCAATCGTCCTTCAGAGCCAAGCACAATCTCACGCAAATCTGGCCCAGCTGCCGAGGCAGGGAATGGAGGCAAGATCATGGTGCCAGCAGGGGCTTCTAGTCGTCCTCCAGCGAACATCGCCTCTATCCGGCCATAGCCCAGTGATTGCTGGCCATTCGAACGGGTGACGATCCAGCCGCCAAGACTGGACAGTTCGAAGGACTGTGGAAAATGCCCCAGAGTAAAGCCGCGTGCTCGAAGCTGTGCCTCTAAATCAGGGCCGAAAACGCCTGCTCCAAAAGTAGCTAGGTGGCTGATCTCGTCGAAATG encodes:
- a CDS encoding glycerol-3-phosphate dehydrogenase/oxidase encodes the protein MWQGDWRNDVWSQLDQPWDLIVIGGGITGAGILRQATHLHLRTLLIEKNDFAWGTSSRSTKLVHGGLRYLAQGQYSVTRQAVREREWLMNQAPGLINPLGFLFGIYRGESPSHSTAAIGLAAYDLFGHKWAHRYYKGDDFLMLAPHINRERLKGGYRYFDAVTDDARLVLRLILEAVDAGGVALNYAAAEHLLLGHDGKVRGVVVRDRLTERTLELEARVVISATGAWADQLRTQVGGQPRIRPSRGSHLLFPAWRLPVAQAITLVHPRDKRPVFVLPWEGAALAGTTDLDHRQPLDEEPRVESNEIEYIMEALEAKFPSLRLQTKDIMATFSGVRPIVASGKGVDPHKESRAHIVLEENGLVTITGGKLTTFRPMALDALRTAQRVWSAMPNPDGHAPMFDPVPPDLNGSTKLDTYARQRLLGRYGMHAAALVAAAKPDELDIIPETDTLWAELRWAARHEGVVHLDDLLLRRVRIGLLLPHGALPLMERIRAIVQPELAWGDERWEAEVAAYADIWTRAYSPPDMKFGT
- a CDS encoding FAD-binding oxidoreductase — its product is MRRWNGWGDETFVYPLPDSAVPFLQERIGPASPPRDATLDKVIASVPDSRLPPHPLVNTDPLERVYHARGQSLPDWIALRSGRIPAFPDGVAYPTTNDQVRELLAYASRVGAHLIPYGGGTSVVGHINVLPGDAPVLTVDLGRMNRLLHFDEISHLATFGAGVFGPDLEAQLRARGFTLGHFPQSFELSSLGGWIVTRSNGQQSLGYGRIEAMFAGGRLEAPAGTMILPPFPASAAGPDLREIVLGSEGRLGILTEATVRVRKLPECEEFRAVFFPDFGQGQEAVREMMQARLPLSMLRLSTPLETETTLALAGHERVIRLLKELLRLRGVGEQRCMLIIGITGSTTSVRLGREEALAVARKYRGMHLGQLFGNQWRKSRFRTPYLRNTLWEMGYALDTLETATQWSNITHMVEVIEQALRNGLQDVGERVLVFSHLSHTYPWGSNVYTTYLYRIPESGDPEETLRRWQVLKTAASKAIVAAGGTITHQHGIGTDHLPYLAAEKGALGMTALHALCQCFDPDGIMNPKKLIEQ